The following proteins are encoded in a genomic region of Paraburkholderia sp. BL23I1N1:
- a CDS encoding DUF2242 domain-containing protein, translating to MSTSFSKATAASLLGLLTLAACSSAPQPKFQQELFETGASPYARNFNSSTTDTCEAARRALLSQGYLTTMTRTDTVDGTKNFQPTGDTHVVVEFHVVCTPGEEASDTSIVYVNAVQNGFALKKSDTSASVGLSVLGSLSLPIRSNNDAMVKISSETIPSGKFYDRFFGLVDHYLQTVVRTQPVANSRIETRMLPVPVEATIPAPLPDLPDAIDKAASAQPASGAGVAP from the coding sequence ATGTCCACCTCGTTTTCCAAAGCCACTGCCGCTTCGCTTCTCGGCTTGCTGACACTTGCCGCGTGCAGCAGCGCGCCGCAGCCGAAATTCCAGCAGGAATTGTTCGAAACGGGCGCGAGCCCTTACGCGCGAAATTTCAACTCGAGCACCACGGATACCTGCGAGGCCGCGCGCCGCGCGCTCCTGAGCCAAGGCTATCTGACGACGATGACGCGCACGGATACCGTCGACGGGACAAAAAACTTCCAGCCGACCGGCGATACGCACGTCGTTGTCGAATTTCATGTGGTGTGTACGCCGGGGGAAGAGGCGAGCGATACGAGCATCGTCTATGTCAATGCTGTGCAAAACGGTTTTGCGCTGAAGAAAAGCGATACGTCGGCGAGCGTCGGCCTAAGCGTGCTGGGTTCGCTGTCGTTGCCGATCCGTTCGAACAACGACGCGATGGTCAAGATTTCGAGCGAAACCATCCCGTCGGGCAAGTTCTACGATCGTTTCTTCGGCCTCGTCGATCACTATTTGCAAACCGTGGTGCGTACGCAGCCGGTTGCGAACAGCCGTATCGAGACGCGTATGTTGCCGGTGCCTGTCGAAGCGACGATTCCCGCGCCGCTTCCCGATCTGCCTGACGCAATCGACAAGGCTGCCTCGGCACAACCCGCAAGCGGGGCCGGCGTAGCGCCGTGA
- a CDS encoding lytic transglycosylase domain-containing protein — protein sequence MSRLLCLIVLSLGLMQTATADENSDRMSTYLTQKFGLAKEKAQKISDAVQSAASKYSLPPALLLAIISIESRFKEKAKGANGATGLMQVVPGAHRGLLRNVKDLTEPTTNIDVGSAILYGYMRSANGDLSAALKSYGGSQAYAKKVSLRVDDFADVAGPKDVASHPDAQASLCEADRCAAPGNWADAFTIPAADTVSVKSVNGAAALQSASPATPH from the coding sequence ATGAGCCGGTTACTTTGCCTGATCGTGCTTTCGCTCGGCCTGATGCAAACCGCAACGGCCGACGAAAACAGTGACCGCATGTCCACGTATCTGACGCAGAAATTCGGTCTGGCAAAGGAAAAAGCTCAAAAGATTTCGGACGCGGTGCAGTCCGCCGCGTCGAAATATTCACTGCCGCCGGCTCTCCTGCTGGCGATCATCTCGATCGAATCCCGCTTCAAGGAAAAGGCCAAGGGCGCCAACGGCGCGACCGGGCTGATGCAGGTGGTGCCGGGCGCCCACCGCGGGTTGCTGAGGAACGTCAAGGACCTCACTGAGCCGACCACGAACATCGACGTGGGCTCGGCGATCCTCTACGGTTACATGCGATCGGCAAATGGCGACCTGAGCGCGGCGCTCAAGAGCTACGGCGGCTCGCAGGCCTACGCGAAGAAGGTGAGCTTGCGTGTCGACGATTTCGCCGACGTCGCCGGGCCGAAAGACGTCGCGTCGCATCCGGACGCACAAGCCAGTCTGTGCGAGGCCGACCGTTGCGCGGCGCCGGGCAATTGGGCCGACGCGTTCACGATACCGGCCGCCGATACCGTCAGCGTGAAAAGTGTGAACGGCGCGGCGGCACTGCAAAGCGCATCGCCTGCAACGCCGCACTGA